AAGTCAGAACACCTGCCTGACGACGAGAGGCTCTCACCTCGGGGATGAGGGTGAGCCCGCAGTTCTGAGGATGGAAATGGGGGATCCTTAGAAGTCGATTCCTTCTAAGGATTTTTATTTTTAAGGGGTATGAGAAATGGTGGGAACTTTCTACGGAATAGGGGTTGGTCCCGGGGATCCCGAACTCATTACCGTTAAGGCCGTAAGAATCTTGAATCGGGTATCTTATATCTTCGCTGCGGCCTCCTCCAAAAATAGCTACAGCCTGGCACTCGACATAGTGAAACCCTACCTGCCTCCGGAAACCCCTGTGGAATATCTTTACTTCCCGATGACTTACCATTCGGATACCCTTGAAAATTCATGGCACAAAAACGGCCTGAGGGTGGCGGAGGTCTTGAGAAGCGGTAAGGATGTCGCCTTTGTTACTCTCGGAGACCCCCTGATCTACAGCACATACATATATTTGGTGAGAGAACTCTATAACCTGCTGGGAAGCGTAAAAATCGAAACCGTTCCGGGCATCACTTCCTTTCAGGCGGCGGCTTCTGCCTGTACGGTGCCTCTGGTTGAAGGTGAAGAATCTCTGGCCGTAGTTTCGGGAGCACAGGGGGGAGAACATCTCCGGAGAATGCTTGAAGTTACAGACAACGTGGTTTTACTGAAGGTTTACCGGAACATAGACGCCGTAATAGATGCTCTGGAATCACAGGGGCTGGAAAAGAACGCCTGTTTTGTCAGCCGGTGCGGCCTGGAGGGGGAATCCATCTCGTACGATGTAAGATCCTTACGGGGGCAAAAGCCCCATTACCTGTCTCTTATGATAGTGAAGAAAAAGCTTCAGAGTGTTTCTGCCTCTGATCTGCCCGAAGTTTCTTCCGCACGGTGAAAAAGGCCTTTTTATCGTGTCGACGGTTTGTAAGGTCTGCTGGGGTTGAGTGTATGGGCGAAGGTAATAGGGGGTGTCATGACTTCGAACCACTATTTCGACCGGGTTGCTTCTGATTGGGATCGGATGAGGCGGGGTTTTTTCTCGGAGGAGGTCAGAGAAAAGGCCATTTCAATTGCGGGTGTGCGAAGCGATGCCGTTGCTGCCGACATTGGAGCAGGCACGGGTTTCATCACCGAAGGGCTGGTCAACAGAGGTTTGCGTGTGATAGCGGTTGATCGCTCCGGAGCAATGCTTGCCGGGATGAGAAGGAAGCTGGCAGGCGTTAGCGGGGTTGATTATCTGGTCGGAGAAGTGACGGAGCTACCCATCTCCGACGAAAGTGTAGATTACGCCTTTGCCAATATGTGTCTTCATCACATAGAATTGCCGTATCGGGCAATTAAAGAGATGGCGCGAATTCTCAGACCAGGGGGTAAACTTATTATCACCGATCTGGATGAGCATTCCCACGACTTCCTGCGGATAGAGCATCACGATGCGTGGTTGGGATTTAAAAGTGAGCACATGAAGGAATGGTTGGCGGAGGCAGGGCTGAGAGAGGTTTCGGTGAAAAGTCTGGGCGAGAACTGTTGTGCCCAACCAGATTGTGGATGTGCTTCTGTCGGCATATTCATAGCTACAGGCCTAAAGTGAATTGACCTTATGCTACGACAAATCGGTTCGGGCCGGTGAAGAGCAAGATCCTTTCGTGAATTAATGAGGATTTGCAATCCCCGGATTATAAGCCTGCCAGTAGCCGGTCAAGATGTTCAACATGGCCCCGCTCTTCATCGATTATTCTTTTTATGATCGACAAAACGGTTTCATTATCGACGAGCTTTCTGAGGAATTCGTAGAACCTGATAGAATCTTCTTCCACACCACGGGCTATCCCGATTATATCCTTCGGCTCCGATGCGCTGAAGGCACAGGCCGGGTCGAATGAAAAAAGCCTGTTGCCTATAGCTTCGACTATGTACCAGGATCCCACCTTCTCTTTTATGTCGATGTCGGTGCCCTGCAAAAAAGATTTTTTCATTTCCATGAACATCTTTCTATGTTCCCGTTCGTCTTCCGCAAGCTTTTTCCACAGGTCGGCCACTTTTTGAGGCATTCCGCAGGATCTGGCATGCTCTGCAGCCTGCCTGTAATAGGCCTCGCCGTTTTCTTCAAGCCTCAATGCCATTTCGAATATTTCCGTCATCGTAAACATACTTCTTTTCTTCCCTAACGGCGTCTTATTTCTACGGACGGCTCTATGGCCTTTACGGCTTCGAAGAACTCTTCCGGAAAGTTGGTTCTCTGTTGTTTGCCGTAGTCGTAGGCCACAATCAAACCCGTTCCGACGGCAGCAATTGCTTTCTGTTTCGTGCTGTACACCCCGTACTCCTGCTCGGCTTCGGAATCGCTGACCCACAGCATGCGGCAACCCACTTCGATTATGTCCGGGTACCGAAGAGGCCTTATGTATCTGCAACTAGTCGAAGCAAGAATTGGCCCCACACCCTTCTCTTTCATTATCTTCATAAGCGGGGTTCTGTCAAAATACTCGATTCGTGCTGTCTCGAAATAACGAAAATATATCACGTTATTCACATGCTGGAATGCATCCATGTGACCCCACAAAACGGGTAGAGTGATCCTTACGGGGAAGTCTTCAATCTGGACGAATCTCCTGGCCACTTTATCCCCCTTGTCGTAGCTTTCCAGATTACGAAAAAATCTTTAACCCTGAAAGATGTTCCAGTGCAAGGATCAATGCGTGAGTGCCTTTGTGGCCGTGCCCCTGGGCTCTGGCTGCTACATAGAGCTGGCGCGCCAGAGAAAGACCGGGCAGAGCGAGATTCATTCTTTCGGCTTCTTTTAATGCAATTCCCAGGTCTTTTATGAAGTGCTCCACAAAAAACCCGGGGTCAAAGTTCCTGGTCAGTATCCTGGGCGCAAGGTTGTCCAGGCTCCAGCACGCTGCGGCACCTCTGGCAATGGATTTTAAAACTTCCGTCAGGTCCAGTCCGGCTTTGTATCCGTATAACAGAGCTTCGCAGATGCCTATCATGGTTCCCGCTATGACAATCTGATTGCACATTTTTGTGTGCTGGCCTGACCCTGCCTTTCCCTGATAGACGATGTTCTTTCCGAGTATTGTGAGCAGAGGATGCACGGTCTCGAAAATTTCACGATCGCCGCCCACCATTATGGAAAGCGTTCCTTCTCTTGCTCCCACATCGCCTCCGGACACCGGAGCGTCCAGAAAATGAACCCCTTTGCTTTTTGCTCGCTCGTAAATGGTACAGGCAAGAGCCGGTTCCGTTGTGGTCATGTCGATCAGGATCGTTCCCGGTCTTGACCCTTCTATCAGACCCTTTTCATCGAGATAGACCTGCCGCACATCCTCGGGAAATCCCACGATGGTAACGACGACGTCGGATTTTACGGCAACTTCTGAGGGACTGTCCGCCCAGTGAGCCCCCTTTTGAAGGAGGGGCTCTGCTTTTTCTTTCGTGCGGTTATAAACCGTAACATCGTATCCCGCGTCTATTATGCGAGAGCACATGGAAAGACCCATTACACCGGTACCTATCCAGCCGATTCTTGTATTTCCGGCGTTTACCATGGAAGCCTCCCTCTTCAATTTCACCGGCCAATCTGCCGGCCTTCCTTTTTTCAACGGCAAAAGGTATATCAGGAATTCAGCAATTGCGGAAGTGGTGTATACTGTGGTAAGGATAACGGCGCCTTTCCGCTTAAGCCACTTCCAGACCGGGGATGTGACGGATGATGGGAAAAAATGTCTATGAAAACGTTTTACAGGCCATTGGAAATACTCCTCTTATAAAAATAAACCGCCTCAATCCAAACCCGAACGTCACCATCTACGCAAAGTGGGAAGCGAAGAATCCTGGAGGGTCAATTAAGGATCGCCCTGCCTTGATGATGATTGAGGACGCAGAGCGACGGGGCATCCTTACAAAGGATAAGATAATAATCGAGGCCACGAGCGGGAATACCGGAATCGGCCTTGCGGTAGTTGCGGCAGTAAAGGGTTATAGGCTTATTCTTGCCATGCCCGAAACGGCCAGCCTTGAGCGCCAGAAGATCCTTCGTGCTTTGGGAGCCGAACTTTTGCTTACTCCGGGAGCCCTCGGTACCGACGGAGCCATCGAGGAAGTTTACAGGCTTGTCAGGGAAAATCCGGACCTCTATTTCATGCCCGACCAGTTCAACAACCCTGCCAATCCTCTTGCTCACTATTACGGAACGGGGCCGGAAATTTACGAGCAGACGGAAGGAAAGGTAAACGTTGTGGTTGCCACCCTTGGGACTACGGGAACGGCGATGGGGGTTCTGAGGGCCCTCAAAGAGCGAAATCCGGCTATAGAAGTCGTGGCCGTAGAGCCCTATCCCGGTCATAAGATCCAGGGGCTTAAGAACATGAAGGAATCCTACGTCCCCGGCATTTTCGACAGAAATGCCTTTGACAGAATAATTCACGTAAGAGATGAAGACGCCTTTGAAATGGCCAGGCGGCTGGCTCGTGAAGAAGGGATTTTCGCGGGCATGAGTTCCGGTGCCGCAATGGCGGCGGCTGTTGAAATAGCGAAAGAGCGTGAAACCGGGATAATTGTGGCGATATTGCCCGATGGAGGCGACCGATACCTGAGCACCAATCTTTTTACGGTTATGCTCGAACCGGATTTCAAGTTCTACGATCATGCGAGGCGGGAAACCGTGCCTGTAAAGCCCGCAGAAGAGGGAAGAATAAGGCTTTTTGTTACTGGACCGCCTCTGGATGTACCGCTTGAGCTCCAGGAGTCAAGGCGGTTTTTTGTGGCGGATCTTCTGGTGAGATTCCTGGAGGCAAAGGGCTTTTCGGTTGTGTCCGTTGTTACCGTTCCCGATCTTGACAGCAGAACGGTTCAGGCATCAGGACGGGCAGGAAAGGATTTGATTCCCTACGTAAGAGAGCGTCTTGATGGGCTTTTCCGGCTCTTTGATCAGTTCGGTATAAGACGTGCACATCATTACGCCAGAATTTCCGAGTACGAAGACGCCATAATTAACAACACCAGGGTTCTTATGGACAGGGGGGTTGCCTACGAGAAGCTGAGGTCCGTATATTTCAGCATATCCAGATGTGAAGACTACGGTAGGCTTGCAGGAGTGGATCCGGGGAGAACGGTTCCCGGCAAAAGAGTTGATCTGTCCCTTTATGAAAAACAGAATCCCCGTGATTTTGCCCTGCTGAAACGGGCGACGCTGGAAGAGTTGAAAAGGGGACTTTATCTTAGGACACCCTGGGGTAATATGATGCCAACCTGGCATGTGGCAGCGGCCTCGGTGGTACTGAGTCAGTGGAATCCTCCCGTGGATATATATTTGAGCAGTGTGGATTTTCTTTTTCCCCATCTTGAAAACGTCAGGGTTGTGGGGGAAGCCCTGAAGGGCACTCCACTGGCTCAGATATGGCTTCTTGCAGAAAGGGTGTGGGTAAGCAGGGAGTGTTCCGACGATGAGTTTTGTGAAGGAACCAGTCTGGAGGAACTTCTTGCCGAAGGATACAGGCCTGAAGAGGTGAGATTTTGGATTATTTCAACTCACTATCGCAAGCCTCTCCACGCCTCCAGAACCGGCCTCGAAAACAGTCGTAAGAGATATAGAAGAATTAAACGATTCCTGGCAAGACTTCACACCTGTGGGTTAAGGTCCGAAGGAGCTGACAGGGGGCTTGCTGACAGGGCTTATCAGATGGAGAGAGAGTTTCTGGATGCCCTGTCGGACGATCTGGACTCACCCAGGGCTCTTGCCGCTCTCTTCGCTTTCGTTCGTGATGCCAACAAAGTATTGGACGAAAGTGCCATCACTCCGGGAGAAAAAACCGCGGTGCTGGAGGTTTTCAGAAAGATCGATCGAGTTCTCAACGTTTTTTCCCGTGACATTGCTCCTCCCAGCGATGAAGAACTTGAGCTTTTGCAGAGGAGACGGATTGCCAGACGGGAAGGCCGTTGGGATGAAGCCGACAGATTACGAGAAGAGTTACTCCGGCTTGGAATTGCCGTAATGGATACCCCTAAAGGCATGCAGTGGGAGAGGGTTTGATGCGGAAATAAATATACCCCATGCAAAACCCACTTTATTCTTGACACTGCTGGAAAAACTCTGTTAACCTTTCGTTAACTTCCACAGAGAAGTGGAATTGCCTTTCAGCGAAAAGATGTATCGTAAAAAGCCACGAAGGCATGAGCCCTGAAGGTGCTTTCGTGGCTTTTTATCTTTTGGCTCTTCTAACAGCGGCACGAAGCCTCGGTTCGTTAAGGACAAACCTTTTATCAAGCTTTGTGAGAAGAGTAAGGTTATTATGCCCGCATTGTTTTTTTTACTCTGTTTGCTTGTTTGGACGTTGTCAGTGACGGCCGAGGTGACCACGATGCCTGAAATGGTGGTCGAGGAAGAAATGCTGACCAAGGGAAGTGTCTCTATAAATAATGAAGCACTTCCGGCCTCTGTGTACGTCATAACAGGAGCGGAGATCAGAGATATGCCTGTTCAACATTATCTTGATTTCTTTAGACGAATTCCCGGAGTTATTACAAGTCATTACGGCCAGGGAGACGTTGCCGATGGCTTTGGAATGAGGGGCTATCAGAGCGGACATGGGAGCCAGATAGCTATATATGTGGACGGTGTGCCCATAAATATTCCACATCACAGCCATTCTCATGGATTGGCTGACCTCGGCTGGCTCATCCCTGAAATGATAGATCGTATTGAGGTGATTAAGGGTCCCTTTTCCGTGCTTTACGGTAATTTTGCCCTTGGCGGTGTCGTTAACATCGTGACCAAGAAATACCAACAAGATCCGGAAGTTGCAGTAGAGGCAGGAAGCTTTGAAACTTATCGAGCCGTTGCTACAGTTTCAAAGGACTCATGGGAGATCACTCCATTGAGCGTTAGGCCTTTCCTAATTTACGAGATTTACGACAGAGATGGCTTTCGAGATAATTCAGACTACAGGCGATATAATGCATTTAATAAAATAACTTTTCCAGTTGTGGGAGGTCTTCTCTCACTGCAGGCCCATTATGTGGATCGTGACTGGGGTGCTCCCGGATATCTGAGTGTCTCTGATGTTAAAGAGGAACTTCACAGCAGAACTGATGCCGTCAATCCAGAAGACGGTGGAAACAGTGAATACAAAAACCTGGTACTTAATTTTGTACCGAAAACCGGAGAAGCTGGACTTTACGCTACCCTGTATGTTGCCTCCCACAGAATGAATCGATACGCAACCTTTGAACCATCACCCCAGACCCTTGAACACAACGATTGGGACTACGGAGGCTGGAGGCTTCTTTACGATTTCGTGCCCTTTAAAAAACTGTCGGTCCTGGTGGGGTCTGATGGGAGATATTCTGAAGGGGATCGACTCGGTTATATTACGGAAAACCGAGATATCGTTGCGAGGACGGAGGACTGGCACATCGAGAACCTGGGAGTGGGCCTCTTTGGACAGGTTCAGTGGAAGCCCGTCAAATTTCTCAAGATAGTAGGGGGATTACGTTATGATTTCTTTTCTTTCGATATCGATAACCATGTAAGACCTCAAAACTCCGGAGATGGCACCACCTCCATAATGAGCCCCAAAGTGGGCTTGGTGATAAGTCCAACCAAAAACTTCAACCTTTTTGCAAACAAGGGTTTGGGTTTTCGGACACCTTCGGCCGATGAAATGTCCCCTGCTGATAGAGACTATGCAAACTTCGATCTGGAACCGGCCAAGGTAGACACTTGGGATATTGGCTTTGATGCATTTCTTTTTGACAGACTGCAGCTTCTTTTTGACT
This sequence is a window from Thermodesulforhabdus norvegica. Protein-coding genes within it:
- the cobI gene encoding precorrin-2 C(20)-methyltransferase, giving the protein MVGTFYGIGVGPGDPELITVKAVRILNRVSYIFAAASSKNSYSLALDIVKPYLPPETPVEYLYFPMTYHSDTLENSWHKNGLRVAEVLRSGKDVAFVTLGDPLIYSTYIYLVRELYNLLGSVKIETVPGITSFQAAASACTVPLVEGEESLAVVSGAQGGEHLRRMLEVTDNVVLLKVYRNIDAVIDALESQGLEKNACFVSRCGLEGESISYDVRSLRGQKPHYLSLMIVKKKLQSVSASDLPEVSSAR
- a CDS encoding class I SAM-dependent methyltransferase, which codes for MTSNHYFDRVASDWDRMRRGFFSEEVREKAISIAGVRSDAVAADIGAGTGFITEGLVNRGLRVIAVDRSGAMLAGMRRKLAGVSGVDYLVGEVTELPISDESVDYAFANMCLHHIELPYRAIKEMARILRPGGKLIITDLDEHSHDFLRIEHHDAWLGFKSEHMKEWLAEAGLREVSVKSLGENCCAQPDCGCASVGIFIATGLK
- a CDS encoding ferritin-like domain-containing protein produces the protein MFTMTEIFEMALRLEENGEAYYRQAAEHARSCGMPQKVADLWKKLAEDEREHRKMFMEMKKSFLQGTDIDIKEKVGSWYIVEAIGNRLFSFDPACAFSASEPKDIIGIARGVEEDSIRFYEFLRKLVDNETVLSIIKRIIDEERGHVEHLDRLLAGL
- a CDS encoding TonB-dependent receptor, translating into MPEMVVEEEMLTKGSVSINNEALPASVYVITGAEIRDMPVQHYLDFFRRIPGVITSHYGQGDVADGFGMRGYQSGHGSQIAIYVDGVPINIPHHSHSHGLADLGWLIPEMIDRIEVIKGPFSVLYGNFALGGVVNIVTKKYQQDPEVAVEAGSFETYRAVATVSKDSWEITPLSVRPFLIYEIYDRDGFRDNSDYRRYNAFNKITFPVVGGLLSLQAHYVDRDWGAPGYLSVSDVKEELHSRTDAVNPEDGGNSEYKNLVLNFVPKTGEAGLYATLYVASHRMNRYATFEPSPQTLEHNDWDYGGWRLLYDFVPFKKLSVLVGSDGRYSEGDRLGYITENRDIVARTEDWHIENLGVGLFGQVQWKPVKFLKIVGGLRYDFFSFDIDNHVRPQNSGDGTTSIMSPKVGLVISPTKNFNLFANKGLGFRTPSADEMSPADRDYANFDLEPAKVDTWDIGFDAFLFDRLQLLFDFYRTDMEREIRWVGSETVNVGESRRDGYELEFTLHATPDLRFYINYGQVNARLKNPAVPGHDRVTGVPEDYLSAGIQWEIIVHDGARLFFDFAYQRLGEAPLDASGSVFRPPVGRYMGKASFRIKGWTFSLQVNYHPSKYASEAMFLLGGEPAYDPKPVYEFVVGVKYTF
- a CDS encoding acyl-CoA thioesterase, which produces MARRFVQIEDFPVRITLPVLWGHMDAFQHVNNVIYFRYFETARIEYFDRTPLMKIMKEKGVGPILASTSCRYIRPLRYPDIIEVGCRMLWVSDSEAEQEYGVYSTKQKAIAAVGTGLIVAYDYGKQQRTNFPEEFFEAVKAIEPSVEIRRR
- a CDS encoding NAD(P)-dependent oxidoreductase, whose translation is MKREASMVNAGNTRIGWIGTGVMGLSMCSRIIDAGYDVTVYNRTKEKAEPLLQKGAHWADSPSEVAVKSDVVVTIVGFPEDVRQVYLDEKGLIEGSRPGTILIDMTTTEPALACTIYERAKSKGVHFLDAPVSGGDVGAREGTLSIMVGGDREIFETVHPLLTILGKNIVYQGKAGSGQHTKMCNQIVIAGTMIGICEALLYGYKAGLDLTEVLKSIARGAAACWSLDNLAPRILTRNFDPGFFVEHFIKDLGIALKEAERMNLALPGLSLARQLYVAARAQGHGHKGTHALILALEHLSGLKIFS
- a CDS encoding cysteine synthase, which codes for MMGKNVYENVLQAIGNTPLIKINRLNPNPNVTIYAKWEAKNPGGSIKDRPALMMIEDAERRGILTKDKIIIEATSGNTGIGLAVVAAVKGYRLILAMPETASLERQKILRALGAELLLTPGALGTDGAIEEVYRLVRENPDLYFMPDQFNNPANPLAHYYGTGPEIYEQTEGKVNVVVATLGTTGTAMGVLRALKERNPAIEVVAVEPYPGHKIQGLKNMKESYVPGIFDRNAFDRIIHVRDEDAFEMARRLAREEGIFAGMSSGAAMAAAVEIAKERETGIIVAILPDGGDRYLSTNLFTVMLEPDFKFYDHARRETVPVKPAEEGRIRLFVTGPPLDVPLELQESRRFFVADLLVRFLEAKGFSVVSVVTVPDLDSRTVQASGRAGKDLIPYVRERLDGLFRLFDQFGIRRAHHYARISEYEDAIINNTRVLMDRGVAYEKLRSVYFSISRCEDYGRLAGVDPGRTVPGKRVDLSLYEKQNPRDFALLKRATLEELKRGLYLRTPWGNMMPTWHVAAASVVLSQWNPPVDIYLSSVDFLFPHLENVRVVGEALKGTPLAQIWLLAERVWVSRECSDDEFCEGTSLEELLAEGYRPEEVRFWIISTHYRKPLHASRTGLENSRKRYRRIKRFLARLHTCGLRSEGADRGLADRAYQMEREFLDALSDDLDSPRALAALFAFVRDANKVLDESAITPGEKTAVLEVFRKIDRVLNVFSRDIAPPSDEELELLQRRRIARREGRWDEADRLREELLRLGIAVMDTPKGMQWERV